In Kineococcus sp. NBC_00420, a single genomic region encodes these proteins:
- a CDS encoding MurR/RpiR family transcriptional regulator has translation MTVSTHGPDPAQRILAVHAELPPSLRKVADFVLAEPEAVERCSAAELARRAGTSQAAVTRFCQTIGLEGYQGLVLLLAREQGRRAGDPVWGGAEVGPDILPHDDLERVVAVVAAADVRSLQDTARRLDLVALERAAQAVARARRVDVYGVGGSAAMAAETDSRLFGIGVPVRNWTEVHAATTSAALLTPADVVIAVSVSGATREVVEPAALAARRGATTIAVTGEPGSPLARSADVVLTVAPGGTTFREGPFAARHAQLFVIDCLYVRVAQLTYDRASAARALTHHIPEDHAVRPARPRRRTG, from the coding sequence GTGACGGTGTCGACCCACGGTCCCGACCCGGCCCAGCGCATCCTCGCCGTCCACGCGGAACTGCCGCCGTCGTTGCGCAAGGTCGCCGACTTCGTGCTCGCCGAACCCGAGGCGGTCGAGCGCTGCTCCGCGGCGGAACTCGCGCGTCGCGCGGGGACCTCGCAGGCCGCGGTCACCCGCTTCTGCCAGACCATCGGGCTCGAGGGGTACCAGGGACTCGTCCTGCTGCTGGCCCGCGAACAGGGACGCCGCGCCGGCGACCCCGTCTGGGGCGGCGCCGAGGTGGGGCCGGACATCCTCCCCCACGACGACCTCGAACGGGTCGTCGCGGTCGTCGCGGCCGCGGACGTCCGCAGCCTGCAGGACACCGCCCGCCGCCTCGACCTGGTCGCGCTGGAACGGGCGGCGCAGGCCGTGGCCCGGGCACGTCGCGTCGACGTGTACGGCGTGGGCGGTAGCGCGGCGATGGCCGCGGAGACGGACTCGCGGTTGTTCGGCATCGGCGTTCCGGTGCGGAACTGGACCGAGGTCCACGCGGCGACCACGTCGGCGGCGCTGCTCACCCCGGCCGACGTCGTCATCGCCGTCTCGGTGTCCGGCGCCACCCGGGAGGTCGTGGAACCCGCCGCCCTGGCCGCCCGGCGCGGGGCCACCACGATCGCCGTCACCGGTGAACCCGGGTCCCCCCTGGCCCGCTCCGCCGACGTGGTGCTCACCGTCGCACCGGGCGGGACGACCTTCCGCGAGGGTCCCTTCGCGGCCCGGCACGCCCAGTTGTTCGTCATCGACTGCCTCTACGTGCGGGTCGCGCAACTCACCTACGACCGGGCGAGCGCCGCCCGGGCGCTGACCCACCACATCCCCGAGGACCACGCCGTCCGCCCCGCCCGACCCCGGCGGCGGACAGGATGA
- a CDS encoding sugar isomerase domain-containing protein: MAAFPQHVDEFQREVVSRLETLSALAGSGGLDAAVDLLSTCISTGGVVQAFGTGHSEGFAMEIAGRAGGLIPTNKVALRDAALVGNHAIAELTGEPPLERDPNIARDVFATVVRDPRDVFVIASNSGVNGSVVGLALLAQEHGHPVIAVTSLAHTHAVQPQHPSGKRLAEIADVVIDNLAPFGDATLDSVGDVTVGAVSSLTSGYIAQLLTIGTVATLTARGEEAPLYVSANVPGGHDRNLTFEARYGDRLRRSA, encoded by the coding sequence GTGGCAGCCTTCCCGCAACACGTCGACGAGTTCCAGCGGGAAGTGGTGTCCCGTCTCGAGACGCTCTCCGCGCTCGCCGGTTCCGGTGGTCTCGACGCAGCGGTCGACCTGCTCAGCACCTGCATCTCCACCGGCGGGGTGGTCCAGGCCTTCGGCACCGGGCACTCCGAGGGGTTCGCCATGGAGATCGCCGGCCGGGCGGGCGGGTTGATCCCGACGAACAAGGTCGCCCTGCGCGACGCGGCGCTCGTCGGGAACCACGCGATCGCCGAACTCACGGGGGAACCCCCGCTGGAACGCGACCCGAACATCGCCCGGGACGTGTTCGCGACCGTGGTCCGCGACCCCCGCGACGTCTTCGTCATCGCCTCCAACTCCGGGGTCAACGGTTCCGTCGTCGGGCTCGCCCTGCTGGCCCAGGAGCACGGCCACCCGGTGATCGCGGTCACCAGCCTGGCCCACACCCACGCCGTGCAACCCCAGCACCCCAGCGGGAAGCGCCTCGCCGAGATCGCCGACGTCGTCATCGACAACCTCGCCCCCTTCGGCGACGCGACGCTCGACTCCGTCGGGGACGTCACCGTCGGTGCGGTGTCCTCGCTCACCTCCGGCTACATCGCCCAACTGCTGACCATCGGCACCGTCGCGACCCTCACCGCCCGCGGCGAGGAGGCCCCCCTCTACGTCTCGGCCAACGTCCCCGGTGGGCACGACCGCAACCTCACCTTCGAGGCGAGGTACGGAGACCGTCTGCGCCGCAGCGCTTGA